Part of the Methanobacteriaceae archaeon genome is shown below.
TAAACTGGAAATAAGGATTTGAATCCAGATGAGAAAGGTTATGTGCACTGCCGGTGAGAAAATTATCAATTCCTACTACTTCAAAGCCCTCAGCTAAATATTTATCTACTAAATGACTTCCAATGAATCCTGCAGCCCCTGTAATTAAAACTTTACCTTTTTTATCCATGAAAATTCTCCATAATTAACTGAAAGCCCCTTATTAATAATGATCAATATTAATTTAAATAGACGCCCTAATAAAAATAAGCTTCTAAAGCATTTAAATAGCAATATTATCTAAAAATTCATCTTCCTACACTGTAATATTCAAATTCCTTCATTTCATCAACATTAAAAATATTTCGGCCATCAATAATAATAGGAAGACGCATTAGTTCTTTTACCTTTTTCAAGTCAGCTTCTTTAAATTCTTGCCATTCAGTAATTATTAAAAGAGCATCAGCGTCCCTGAGGGCATCATATTTATCTTCAAAATATTTGACACTGCCTGATTCCGGCAAAATATTTTTAAAATTATCGCTAGCCTCGGGATCATATAAATGAAGGTTTGCCCCATTTTTTTCCAGTTCCTGAGTAATTTCAATAGCTGGTGCTTCCCGAATATCATCAGTTTCTGGTTTAAATGCTAATCCCCATACTGCAATATTCTTATCTTTATTAATCCATAAAATATCCTCTATTTTATTCAAAAATGACCTTTTTTGGAAAGTATTTATTTTTTCAGTCTCTTTTAAAAGTCCAAATTCCAGGCCATGATCTTCCGCAATTTTAATAAAGGCCTGGACATCTTTAGGAAAGCAGGATCCACCATAACCAATTCCGGCATTGAGGAAATTTTCTCCAATTCTATGGTCAAGGCCTATGCCTTGGGCCACCGTATTAACATCAACTCCCACTTTTTCACATAATGCTGAAATCATGTTGATATATGATATCTTCATAGCTAAAAAAGAATTAGAAGCGTGTTTAATGAGTTCTGCAGCTGCTGGTTTGGTGAATAATAATGGACGGCCTTCAACTGTGAATGGAGAATATAGTTCTTTAAAAATCTCTTGAGCCCTTTCACTCTCAGCACCTACCACAATACGATCTGGATTCATGAAATCATGAATACCCGTACCTTCTCTCAAGAATTCAGGATTGGAAGCAACATCAAATTCAGCCCCAACATGAGCATATCTTTTAATGGTCTTTTTCACCCATTGGTGAGTATTTACAGGCACTGTTGATTTTTCTATTATTAATTTATAAGCATTAAGATGTTCGGCTATCTGTCGAGAAACATCTTCCACTTGAGAGAGGTCTGCTTTCCCATCATCACTTTGAGGAGTTCCTACACAAATAAAAATTACTTCAGAAAACTTTACTGCTTCTTCCATATTAGTAGTAAATTTTAGTCTACCTTCTTCCAAGTTATTTTGAAGTATTTCTGTAAGGCCATGCTCGTATATGTGAGATTCACCCTTCTGAAGTTTATTAACCGTAGATTCCCTCTTTTCTATACACAAAACTTCATTTCCTAAATCAGCGAAACATGCAGCAGTTATAAGTCCCACATAACCTGCTCCAATTACCGTAATATTCATTGAACCACCCGATATAATTAATTTTAATTCCATTAAATGAATTAACTCATAAAATAAGCCGGAATAATCTAATTGTACATGATTAGGCTATTATTTTTTTATTAATAGTAATTTTAGTAGTATATTTTATCTTTCAGATTATTTAATTATTGCTTCATCATATAATCAATAAATCAATTATTGGCAATTTAAATAACATCAATCAACATAATAAATAACTTTTTAGTGAAATCTATGATATAAATATTATTATTAAAACTTAATAATAGATAAATCGGGATTATATCTTAAAAATGATTATTAGTTTTTAAATTCTATAAAAAACTCTAAATACATCATTTGATAGAAAATCCAAAAAATCAAGTCTTATAATTAGATTAAATATTAGTTATCTACAACAACTTTAATAAATGATAAAAGTAAATGATTAAAAGAATTGTGTAGTGATTATAATATTATTATAGCAGCTAGTTAGTTGTTCTATTAAATAAACTCTAATTTAATTTATCTAATTTAATTTATCTAATTTAATTTAAATTATAAACCAATTAGATAATATTTGTATTTAATCTTAATTGACTTTTATTAATATATACTATAATAATGGACATCCATTAATAGAAATGGGAATACATAAGGTAATAAAATGAGCGTGGCAAGAAAAATAGCAAAAAACACTGGCCTATTAATGATAGCATCATTATTTACAAATATTATGGCCTTCCTATGGACCATTTATACTGCCAGTTATTTGGGAACTGTTGGTTTTGGAATTCTTTCTGCTGCCCTGGCATTAACCGGTATATTTAGTGTTTTGGCTGATCTGGGATTGAGTACCTATTCAACTAGAGAAGTTGCTAAGGATAATGACAAAACTAAAAAATACTTGTCAAATATTGCTCTAATTAAAGTTTTTCTGGCAATATTCACCTTCATCGTACTATACCTTACAATTATGCTTAAAGATTATCCAGCCCAATCAGTGGACGTAATCTTAATTATAGGTATTTATATGATTTTTACATCTTTTACCGCGCTTTTCAATGCTATTTTCCAGGGCCATCAGAGAATGGAGTTCCAAACTATAGGGAGCATTATAAATAGTTCTTTACTATTATTTGGTATTTTATTAGCTATTTACCTCAAAGGCGACATTATAACTATAAGTCTTGCTTATTTATTTGCCAGTATCATTACTCTGGCTTATTCAATTATTGTAACCTCTTGGAAATTTACAGTACCTTCTTTTGAATTTGATATGAAATTTTGGAAAAAAACTATTATTAACGCCCTTCCCTTTGGAATTACAGGAGTATTCACCACCATTTATTTCTGGATAGACTCAGTGATGCTTTCTTTTATGCAAGGTGATGCTGCAGTAGGTCTTTACAATGCCCCTTATAAACTTCTGTTAGTGATGCTTTCCATATACAGTGTTTACATGTTGGCTCTCTTTCCATTCATGTCACAATTTTATGTTGACTCAAGTGATGCTCTAAAATTAACTTATCGCCGTTCATACAAGTATATGCTCATTTTAAGTCTTCCTGTGGCAGTTGGAACTACGATACTTGCTCAGGAAATAATATTATTCATATATACTCCCCAGTATCTGCCTTCTGTATTAGCATTGCAGATACTTATCTGGTCCATAGTTTTCATGTTTATAAATGGATTATCAGCTAATCTTTTAGGATCTATTGATAAGCAGTTAGCAGTTACTAAAATAACTGGAATCGGTGCTGTGGTAAATGTTGGTATTAATTTAGTCATAATTCCAATTTTTAGTTTCTATGGAGCCAGTGTTGCTACGGTATTCACAGAATTTTTGATAATGATTTTATTTACTCGCATAGTATCAAAAACTGAGTTTTCTGTTGGAAATACTATGCTTAAGGACTTATGGAGGATTTTAATACCATGTATAGCAATGCTAGGTGTTTTAGTCTTCTTAAAACTTCCTTTATTAATAATGATTTTCATCAGTGCCATAGTTTATATTATAGGAATTTTACTAACCAAAGCAATTGATAATGAAGATATATCTATGATAAAGGGCATGATAAATAAAAATAGATCTAATTAATCAAATTTATTCAAAATAACTATTTTAAAAGATATAATAAAACAATTAATAATTATAATTTCATAATTTCCAATTAACGAATTATTCAAAAGAGTTAATAAATTTATTAAGGAGTTATCAATGCCGCCTCACGTTACTATTATTTTACTGAACTGGAATGGATGGAAAGATACTTTAGAGTGTTTAGAAAGTGTTTATCAGATAAGTTATCCTTCATTCAGCGTAGTATTAATAGATAACTATTCCACCGATGATTCCTTACCAAAAATAAGAGATTTCTGTTCTGGAGAATTAAATGTTTTTAGTGAATTGAAAGCTGGAAATATTTCTAAAATTATTAAAAATCCCTCTAAAAAACCTATTGAATTATGGGAATTTAATGAGAAGGATATTGAAGAAGAAACTTGTTTTAAAGAAACTATTAAAAGTTTTTCAGGTAAATCCAATCTTTTCTTAATAAAAAATAATGAAAACCATGGTTTTGCTGGTGGAAACAATGTAGGGATTAAATTCGCCCAAAATATTATAAAAAGTGATTATATTCTTCTTTTAAATAATGATACTGTGGTGGAAAATGGATTTCTGGAACCTATGGTTGAAATCTCTGAAAATAGTAAGGATATAGGTTTGGTAGGCCCCAAAACATATTTCTATCATCCCTACCCCCAAAAAATTATTCAAATAACTGGTGGTGGAGGTATAGATCTTAAAAAGGCCAAAACTTTCCAGAGAGGATATCAAGAAGAAGAACATGGGCAATATAATGATTCGGTAGATATAGGTTATGTGGGAGGTTCTTGCGTCCTGGTAAAAAGTGAAGTATTAGATGAAGTGGGCCTTCTGGATGAAAGGTTTTTTATGTACTGGGAAGACACTGATTGGTCATATAGGGGATATAAAAAAGGATATAAGTCTGTTTATCAACCAAAGTCAGTGATATGGCATAAACACGGGGCTTCCAGTAAACCATACTTTGAACTTTATTATTTAAGCCGCAATCGAGTATTCTTCATGAAAAAGAATGCCACCTCCAGTGAATATAACCGTTTCTTGTTCCATTTTTTCACACATGTGTTTTGGTTGGATATTTGGTACTATCTAATCCATCTTAAAGACTTAAAAAAGGTTTCATGTTATTTAAGAGGCCTGAAAGATGGTTTTAAATTAAAAATATAATTTAAAATTAATTATAACTATAATTGATTATTTAATAAATAAATCTAATTTAGGTTACTCTTACATACGCTTAAATTTCATAATCACTAATATTAATTAAAAATAAAAAAATAATTTTAAAAATAAACTTTTAAACAATTCTGGATTTATTTATTATTGATTCAATAATTTTAAAGGAGATAAAATGGACATCAATTTCACACTATGGTCTACCAACATGTCGGGTGGATATAAAGTAATTTTTGAGCTGGCCAATGGTTTAGTAGATCGAGGCCACCATGTAACCATAACTGCCTTAGGCGGAGATCACTCCTGGTTTCCTTTAAAGGCCCGTTTAAATTATGTTAAGCCACCGTGGCCCATAAAATTATTGAGTCCTATTTTGAAAGTTCTCCTTAAGCGTCCAGCTAGATATTATGAGGCTTTAACCTTAACCCAGAAACTTAAATTAGGATTTGAACCGGATTTAGTTAAAGCACTATCAGAAAACACTCCTGAATGTGATATCAATATTGCTACCTGGTTCCCCACG
Proteins encoded:
- a CDS encoding flippase; amino-acid sequence: MSVARKIAKNTGLLMIASLFTNIMAFLWTIYTASYLGTVGFGILSAALALTGIFSVLADLGLSTYSTREVAKDNDKTKKYLSNIALIKVFLAIFTFIVLYLTIMLKDYPAQSVDVILIIGIYMIFTSFTALFNAIFQGHQRMEFQTIGSIINSSLLLFGILLAIYLKGDIITISLAYLFASIITLAYSIIVTSWKFTVPSFEFDMKFWKKTIINALPFGITGVFTTIYFWIDSVMLSFMQGDAAVGLYNAPYKLLLVMLSIYSVYMLALFPFMSQFYVDSSDALKLTYRRSYKYMLILSLPVAVGTTILAQEIILFIYTPQYLPSVLALQILIWSIVFMFINGLSANLLGSIDKQLAVTKITGIGAVVNVGINLVIIPIFSFYGASVATVFTEFLIMILFTRIVSKTEFSVGNTMLKDLWRILIPCIAMLGVLVFLKLPLLIMIFISAIVYIIGILLTKAIDNEDISMIKGMINKNRSN
- a CDS encoding UDP-glucose/GDP-mannose dehydrogenase family protein gives rise to the protein MNITVIGAGYVGLITAACFADLGNEVLCIEKRESTVNKLQKGESHIYEHGLTEILQNNLEEGRLKFTTNMEEAVKFSEVIFICVGTPQSDDGKADLSQVEDVSRQIAEHLNAYKLIIEKSTVPVNTHQWVKKTIKRYAHVGAEFDVASNPEFLREGTGIHDFMNPDRIVVGAESERAQEIFKELYSPFTVEGRPLLFTKPAAAELIKHASNSFLAMKISYINMISALCEKVGVDVNTVAQGIGLDHRIGENFLNAGIGYGGSCFPKDVQAFIKIAEDHGLEFGLLKETEKINTFQKRSFLNKIEDILWINKDKNIAVWGLAFKPETDDIREAPAIEITQELEKNGANLHLYDPEASDNFKNILPESGSVKYFEDKYDALRDADALLIITEWQEFKEADLKKVKELMRLPIIIDGRNIFNVDEMKEFEYYSVGR
- a CDS encoding glycosyltransferase family 2 protein, with amino-acid sequence MPPHVTIILLNWNGWKDTLECLESVYQISYPSFSVVLIDNYSTDDSLPKIRDFCSGELNVFSELKAGNISKIIKNPSKKPIELWEFNEKDIEEETCFKETIKSFSGKSNLFLIKNNENHGFAGGNNVGIKFAQNIIKSDYILLLNNDTVVENGFLEPMVEISENSKDIGLVGPKTYFYHPYPQKIIQITGGGGIDLKKAKTFQRGYQEEEHGQYNDSVDIGYVGGSCVLVKSEVLDEVGLLDERFFMYWEDTDWSYRGYKKGYKSVYQPKSVIWHKHGASSKPYFELYYLSRNRVFFMKKNATSSEYNRFLFHFFTHVFWLDIWYYLIHLKDLKKVSCYLRGLKDGFKLKI